The DNA region GCTGGCCGACCCGGGCCAGCCGGGCGAACAGCGGGTGCCCGGACAGCGCGTCGGTGGCCGCGAACGGGCCGGCGGAGGTGGTCTGGTCCTCGCTCACCGGTGGGTCTCCTGACGGTCGTGAAAGCAGTGCGGTGCCGCGTGGAAAGCAGTGCGGTGCGGCGCCGGTCCCCTCCGGCGCCGCACCGCGAGTGTGCCAGGCGGCTGTCCGCTCGGGCTCAGGCGTCGGTGCGCAGCAGCCGTACGGCGGCGCCGCCCAGCGCGAGCACCGTCCAGCCGAGGAAGACCAGCAGGCCGGCCGTCGGCGAGAGCAAGGTCGAGTCGTGGTGCAGGGTGAACATCGCCTCACCGGCGTGGCTGGGCAGGTAGGGGCTGATGTGGCTCTGCCAGGAGGTGGGCAGCAGCGAGGTCAGCCCGGGAATCAGCATCAGCGAGGCGACCAGGACGGCGATGCCGCCGGCCACCGAGCGCAGCAACGCGCCGAGGGCGACGCCGATCACGCCGACCAGGCCGAGGTAGAGCCCGGCCCCGAGCAGGCCGCGCACCACGCCGGCGTCGGAGAAGGTCATCGCCGCCTTGGTGCTGGACAGGATGCCGCTGTCGGCCGAAAAGGCGACGAACACCCCGACGGTGCCCAGCACCAGGGCGATCAGGCCGTACACGGCGGCCTTGGACCACAGCACCGGCAGGCGGCGCGGCACGGCGGCCAGGGTGGAGCGGATCATGCCGGTCGAGTACTCGCCGGCCGCGACCAGGACCCCGAGGACGCCGAGCGCCAGCTGGGCGAAGTTGGTGCCGAACAGGGAGAGGCTGAGCGTGGTCGCGGCGGCGAAGTCCCGGTCCATCGGGCGGCCGGAGGTGATCCGCGACTTGAACTGGAAGGCGGCGATCAGGCCGAAGGCGACCAGGAACAGCAGGGCCAGGCCGAGGGTGATCCAGGTGGAGCGCAGCGACCACAGCTTGGCCCACTCCGAGCGCAGCACGCGCGCGGCCGTCACCTTGTAGGCGGGACGGGCGGGGCGCAGCTCGGCGGGCGTGGACGGCTGACTGGGGGCGATCGTGCTCATGCCGCGCTCCTCGTGGTCTCGGTGCTCTCGGTGGTGGTCGTGGTGCCGTGGTACTCGACGGCGTCCCGGGTGAGGTCCATGAACGCCTCCTCCAGGGAGACCGTGCGGGGGGTCAGCTCGAACACGGCGATGCCGTGCTCGGCGGCGGTGAGCCCGATCTCGCGGGCCGTCCGGCCGGTGACCAGCAGCTCCTCCGAGCCGGTGCGGCCGGTGATCTCCACGCCCGGTCCGGCGAGCAGCGAGCGCAGCCGACTCGGGTCGGCGCTGGCCACCTTGACGACGTCGCCGCCGGCCTGCTGGACCAGCTCCTGGACGGTGGTGTCGGCCAGCAGCTTGCCGCGTCCGACGATGATCAGGTGGTCGGCGACCAGCGAGACCTCGCTCATCAGGTGCGAGGAGACGAAGACCGTCCGACCCTCGGCGGCGAGCGAGGTGAGCAGGTTGCGGATCCACAGCACGCCCTCGGGGTCGAGCCCGTTGACCGGCTCGTCCAGCATCACCGTGGCCGGGTCGCCCAGCAGGGCGGCCGCGATGCCGAGCCGCTGCCCCATGCCGAGCGAGAACGCCCCGGCGCGCTTGCGGGCCACCGACTGCAGGCCGGTCAGCTCGATGACCTCGTCGACCCGGCGGCGCGGGATGCCGTGGGTGTGGGCCTGGGCCATCAGGTGGTTGAACGCCGAACGGCCGGGGTGGATCGACTTGGCCTCCAGCAGCG from Kitasatospora cathayae includes:
- a CDS encoding ABC transporter permease: MSTIAPSQPSTPAELRPARPAYKVTAARVLRSEWAKLWSLRSTWITLGLALLFLVAFGLIAAFQFKSRITSGRPMDRDFAAATTLSLSLFGTNFAQLALGVLGVLVAAGEYSTGMIRSTLAAVPRRLPVLWSKAAVYGLIALVLGTVGVFVAFSADSGILSSTKAAMTFSDAGVVRGLLGAGLYLGLVGVIGVALGALLRSVAGGIAVLVASLMLIPGLTSLLPTSWQSHISPYLPSHAGEAMFTLHHDSTLLSPTAGLLVFLGWTVLALGGAAVRLLRTDA
- a CDS encoding ABC transporter ATP-binding protein — its product is MIEAHQLTKRYGEKTAVDGLDFTVRPGAVTGFLGPNGAGKSTTMRMIVGLDAPTSGSVRVNGRRYAEHAAPLQEVGALLEAKSIHPGRSAFNHLMAQAHTHGIPRRRVDEVIELTGLQSVARKRAGAFSLGMGQRLGIAAALLGDPATVMLDEPVNGLDPEGVLWIRNLLTSLAAEGRTVFVSSHLMSEVSLVADHLIIVGRGKLLADTTVQELVQQAGGDVVKVASADPSRLRSLLAGPGVEITGRTGSEELLVTGRTAREIGLTAAEHGIAVFELTPRTVSLEEAFMDLTRDAVEYHGTTTTTESTETTRSAA